In one Nicotiana sylvestris chromosome 8, ASM39365v2, whole genome shotgun sequence genomic region, the following are encoded:
- the LOC138874854 gene encoding uncharacterized protein has translation MEVVQVNNKVRNLLHNAISGEEYGKISSCDTAKEMWDKLEVTYEGTDKVKETHINMLVHDYELFSMKEGESIEEMFARFSKMISDLKAFDKPYTSGDQVRKILRSLPTTWQTKVVTLESQDLNKLSYDELRGELIAFEKTHLKKTSQEEKKKIVAFKTSIEIAENKIDDDPKALQEEIAMLLRNMDGLMRRFRNTKKGRIPPRRSRQYNDQDKNDEKCYEYGRFGHIQAECPKLKRKISRGFNKKNPLEAGVMRIVQTTKR, from the coding sequence ATGGAAGTGGTACAAGTTAACAATAAAGTGAGAAATCTGCTTCATAATGCTATAAGTGGTGAAGAATATGGGAAAATCTCGAGCTGTGACACAGCCAAAGAAATGTGGGACAAGCTTGAGGTCACATATGAAGGAACCGACAAAGTAAAGGAAACACATATTAACATGTTGGTTCATGATTACGAACTCTTCTCAATGAAAGAAGGAGAATCTATTGAAGAGATGTTTGCCAGGTTTAGCAAAATGATTAGCGATCTAAAGGCATTTGACAAGCCTTATACCAGTGGTGATCAAGTTAGAAAAATTCTCAGAAGCCTACCAACCACTTGGCAGACCAAAGTAGTCACATTGGAATCTCAGGATCTAAATAAATTATCTTATGATGAACTACGAGGAGAACTCATAGCTTTTGAAAAGACGCATCTCAAGAAGACTagtcaagaagaaaaaaagaaaatagttgcATTCAAGACTTCAATTGAAATAGCTGAAAACAAAATTGATGATGATCCTAAAGCTCTACAAGAAGAGATTGCTATGCTATTAAGAAACATGGATGGATTAATGAGAAGATTCAGaaatacaaagaaaggaagaattcCACCAAGACGATCTAGGCAATACAACGATCAAGACAAGAATGATGAAAAATGCTATGAGTATGGAAGATTTGGGCACATTCAAGCTGAGTGCCcaaaactgaaaagaaagatcTCTAGAGGCTTTAACAAAAAAAATCCTTTGGAAGCTGGAGTGATGAGGATAGTTCAGACCACGAAGAGATAG